Within the Proteiniborus sp. DW1 genome, the region TCTTATGGATATTATTAATAAAGGTGGGGCTACTCTAGAGGGAATTGGTATAGTAATAGAAAAGGGCTTCCAAGATGGAGGAAAGCTCCTAAGAGAACAGGGTGTTAATCTAAAATCACTAGTAATTATAGATTCATTTGATGGAGATAAAGTAAAGTTTAGATAGAAAAAACCAGAGATTTTCTGGTTTTTTCTATTTCAATCAATTATTATACTATTATGAGTCTAGTTGATTTATTTATCTCAAAAGTAGTATAATATTTTTAGGTCTATGTAATAAATATTTAGTATTTGCTGGTTAGAATATGCTTTATATATTGCAAATAATAAGGCAGAAGGCAGGGGATATATTATGATGTTTTATTGGGAAAGACTTTTGATACCATATGAACAAGCTGTAGAAGAGCTTAAGGTCAAGTTTAAAGGAATAAGAAATGAGTATAGAAGATTAGATGAATACTCTCCTATTGAATTTGTCACGGGTAGAGTAAAAGCCATTTCAAGTATTATAGACAAAGCAAGAAGAAGAAATGTACCACTAGAAAGAGTAGAAGAAGAAATAGAGGATATTGCAGGAATACGTATAATGTGTCAACTAGTAGACGATATTGAAAAAGTAGTTCAGTTAATAAGAAGTAGAGATGGTAAGGATTTGAAAATTGTAGAAGAAAGAGACTACATAACTAATATTAAAGAAAGTGGATATAGGAGTTATCATATTATTATCAAATATATGGTGCATACTGTATTTGGTGAAAAGGAGATACTAGCTGAGATTCAAATTAGAACATTGGCTATGAACTTTTGGGCGACTATAGAGCATTCATTGAATTACAAATTCTCTAGAAAAATACCAGAGGATGTAAAGGAAAGATTGAAAAATGCGGCTGAGGCAGCATTTTTACTTGATCAAGAAATGTCAGAAATTAAGGATGAAATTACAGATGCTCAAGAAATCTTTCAGTTAAAATCATCACTAATTGTTGATATACTGAAAAAAATTCAAAATCTATATTTCACTGGTAAGATTAAGGAAATTGAGGGGATTCAAGAGAGATTTCTTGTACTTCAAGAACATGGTAGTGTATCTGAATTAAGAAAGTTTAGCAAGGAACTAGATGAAATGCTTTAATTGAAAATTAACTTTCCATGGCTTGATTAATTTTTTGCTAATAGGGTAATATATTTGCAAAATATAATATGTGTTGGGGGAATAGCCATGGATAGAATAGAAAAGAATCTTAAGTATTTCTTAGATAAGTATGGAGATATATACGAAGCATATGAGAATTATGGACAAAAGGTACATAATGATGGAGGGCCTCTTGATGAGAAGACTCGTTGGCTAATCAAAGTAGCAATCTCAGCTGCATGTAAACATCACTATTCTGTAAGAACCCATATTAGAAAAGCTCTGAAAAGTGGATGTACAAGGGACGAAATCGAGCATGCACTTATGTTAGTAGCACCAACAGCAGGTTTTCCTGCATTTATGGAAGCACTTATGTGTTTAAGAGAAGAGCTTGATGAGAATGGATTATAACAATAACGGCTATGAATAGCCGTCATTGTTATGATCCATAAAAAATCTATCTTGCAATCCTTATAATCAAGAGCTTTCCATTGATGAGTTTCAAGAGAAGTTTTTTTGAGTTTTATGCTTTCATAAAAATTTTTATTTTATAACTATTTACCAATATTATTCTTTATATTCATAGCAAATTCTCTAGCATATTTTTCGATATTTAGCAGTTCTAGAATAGCCCCTTTGTCATTAGCAGTAGCCATAAGAGAGAAGTAAGGTGGTAGTCTAAAGGTTTTATTTATATTTAGTGCACTGATTAATTGCTTAGCAACTGAATCGCCGCCTGAATTTCCTGAAACAATGATACTATAAAAATATTTATTATAAAACTTAGTTTTTCTAAATAGTGCTGTTAATCTGTTGATTACAGCAGAAAGATTTGCAGAGATTGCATCATTATAGTTAGGGCAAATCCAAATAACTATATCTGATTCAAGTATAGCTGGATAGACTTCTTCAACCATAATCCCTCCATAAAAACAGCTAGTTTGCTGTCCATAATGTTTGCATATCTTATAAGGACAACCGATACAATCCTTAACTGTACCATTTTCTATATTTATCTCTCTTATTGCATAGTTTTTTAAGTTCCCTTTAACCATATCCCAAAGCATTAATGAATTTGAAGTAGCCCTATTGCTAGCATGAAGAACTAGGATATTTGGATTCTCAAGAAGTAGAGGTCTATACTTTCTTAATCTATTACCTAGGTCCTTACAGCTTTCAATGCACACATCTATTAAAGGCTTATTAGATATCTTCTGCATAGTCAAGAAGTTTCTTAAGGAGCCCGTTGCTTCTACTAAAGGCCTCCCAGGAAAACTTAGCCCAAGCTGGTTAGTCAAGAAAATAACATTTTGTGCAACAGTTTTAGTAAACAACTCAGTATTACTATGCACTAAAACTCCTCCTATAGAGCCAGATAATCCATGCCTTCCTCTATTAAATATTTCTGTAAGTATTTTGTCTAAACCTAAGCTTATACCTGCATTGTTAAGTTCCACTGCAAAAATAATTTTCTTATTTCTTAGGTCAGGAATATTACGTTCATCTTTAATAATAATTGAATTCCAGCCTTCAGTGACTGCATCAATCATCTTAGCAAGAATATCTGAAGGCTTCTCAGGAACTACTAAATAGAGGTCGTTCATATAGTTTTCGCCAGCCTTTCAAAGGTTGCTTCTAATTTTTTATATAAAGATTGGGGAAGATTTAATCGTTCAAGCTCTGTACCCGAGGGGGTTAATCTATTCTTAGCTCCCATATATACTCCACCTATAAAAGTAGCACTATAATGCCAATTGCCCTTTATAGTATTTATTATAGATAGGGTGCCAGAAGATAGAGCAGGTGCAATAAAGGGCTTATATCCTGCTTTTCTAACCTCTAGATTTGCCTTTAGTGTCTTTTCAGTCAGGTAATCAGATAGTTCATCATCATAGTTCTCTATGCTATTAGCTATGACTAGTCCCTGTCCATGTGGACCAAAGGCTCTACCTTCATTAATAAAAGATACTGTCTTAGGATTTTTAGAAGCATAATATGCTGCCCTAGCAGTCATTACACCAAGTCCATATCCTCTTATTTGTTCAGGTGCTAGCCCTTTATAGTCCATAATTCCTTGAGGGCTTTTATTACTTTCTATAAGTGCAACCTTACATAGCAGGTCTACAGGATCAGATACAACAGCGAATATTCCGTTGAAGTTATTTTCCCTTGCCATAAGAGCATATTGTTTAATGATTTTTGAATTGCTATCTAGTTGATAAAGTCTCACATCTCCAACATTTTCTCCTACCTTAGGTACATTCTTTGAAGCACAAAATACAAACATATGACAGTTAAACAACTCTTCTTCTGATATACCTCTTATAATAGGGTAATCTTCACCACAGAAGGGATCTAATATCTGGTTTGCCTCTAGCTCCCATCTAGTAACAGATTCTATTGATCTTGAATATATCCCAATTTCAGATATACAACTTCCGCCCAATAGACGAAGTCCAGTTAGAAGAGTTCCCCCAACATCTCCTAATCCAGCTAGGTTTATTTTCCACTTAACAGGAGGATCATGCTCTAATACACTTTTCCAGTTATGATAGCTTGTATTTATAGCCATAATCTTCCTAAAATTAATTTTAGAAAGTATCCAGTCTCTTATCTCATAATTCTTGTCTTCCGGGCTAGCTAATAAGCTTAAATCTTCTTTTGTTAAAAATAACAGCGAGTGATCGGAAATAGCGAAGCTTCTCCTCGAAGATTTAGGGTCTAAAGCTGTGAGAAAATATATTAAATCCTTTTCATTTAATGCTTCTATTGCTTCACTTTCAGAAATCTCATTAAATTCATCATATCTATTAAAAGAAAAAGCAACTTTATCCTTTATCTTATAGAAAAACATCAAACCCCTCCTTAATCTATTAAGATACTTTAAGGACATATATAAT harbors:
- a CDS encoding GTP pyrophosphokinase family protein; its protein translation is MMMFYWERLLIPYEQAVEELKVKFKGIRNEYRRLDEYSPIEFVTGRVKAISSIIDKARRRNVPLERVEEEIEDIAGIRIMCQLVDDIEKVVQLIRSRDGKDLKIVEERDYITNIKESGYRSYHIIIKYMVHTVFGEKEILAEIQIRTLAMNFWATIEHSLNYKFSRKIPEDVKERLKNAAEAAFLLDQEMSEIKDEITDAQEIFQLKSSLIVDILKKIQNLYFTGKIKEIEGIQERFLVLQEHGSVSELRKFSKELDEML
- a CDS encoding lactate dehydrogenase, translated to MFFYKIKDKVAFSFNRYDEFNEISESEAIEALNEKDLIYFLTALDPKSSRRSFAISDHSLLFLTKEDLSLLASPEDKNYEIRDWILSKINFRKIMAINTSYHNWKSVLEHDPPVKWKINLAGLGDVGGTLLTGLRLLGGSCISEIGIYSRSIESVTRWELEANQILDPFCGEDYPIIRGISEEELFNCHMFVFCASKNVPKVGENVGDVRLYQLDSNSKIIKQYALMARENNFNGIFAVVSDPVDLLCKVALIESNKSPQGIMDYKGLAPEQIRGYGLGVMTARAAYYASKNPKTVSFINEGRAFGPHGQGLVIANSIENYDDELSDYLTEKTLKANLEVRKAGYKPFIAPALSSGTLSIINTIKGNWHYSATFIGGVYMGAKNRLTPSGTELERLNLPQSLYKKLEATFERLAKTI
- a CDS encoding NAD(P)H-dependent oxidoreductase, whose amino-acid sequence is MNDLYLVVPEKPSDILAKMIDAVTEGWNSIIIKDERNIPDLRNKKIIFAVELNNAGISLGLDKILTEIFNRGRHGLSGSIGGVLVHSNTELFTKTVAQNVIFLTNQLGLSFPGRPLVEATGSLRNFLTMQKISNKPLIDVCIESCKDLGNRLRKYRPLLLENPNILVLHASNRATSNSLMLWDMVKGNLKNYAIREINIENGTVKDCIGCPYKICKHYGQQTSCFYGGIMVEEVYPAILESDIVIWICPNYNDAISANLSAVINRLTALFRKTKFYNKYFYSIIVSGNSGGDSVAKQLISALNINKTFRLPPYFSLMATANDKGAILELLNIEKYAREFAMNIKNNIGK
- a CDS encoding carboxymuconolactone decarboxylase family protein, with protein sequence MDRIEKNLKYFLDKYGDIYEAYENYGQKVHNDGGPLDEKTRWLIKVAISAACKHHYSVRTHIRKALKSGCTRDEIEHALMLVAPTAGFPAFMEALMCLREELDENGL